From the genome of Amycolatopsis sp. NBC_01488, one region includes:
- a CDS encoding glycoside hydrolase family 18 protein — translation MLRMRKSIAAAALALAGAAVVAPPAEAGPAQGKVMAYFADWDVYARNYHVKDIETSGSAAKLTHVNYAFGNVSNGQCAVGDPWADHDMPYDAATSVNGQADSTDPGALHGSFNQLLELKKLHPKLKVIWSFGGWTWSSGFTEAAKNPAAFAASCYNLVNDPRWAGLFDGIDIDWEYPNACGNTCDTSGPKAFTGLVEALRAKFGHQLVTAAITADGSKNGKIDATDYAGASRYLDWYNVMTYDYFVAGASPTGPTAPHSPLRAYPGIPTAGFYADAAIQKLRHQGVPSSKMLLGLGFYGRGWDGVTQKQPGGTATGPAPGTYEAGVEDYKVLKTTCPANGKIAGTAYAKCGSQWWSYDTPETASAKAGYAKSQGLGGVFAWELSGDTATAELLRAIAGRC, via the coding sequence ATGCTCCGCATGAGAAAAAGCATCGCCGCCGCCGCACTGGCGCTGGCCGGTGCCGCCGTCGTCGCGCCACCCGCGGAAGCCGGGCCGGCTCAGGGCAAGGTGATGGCCTACTTCGCCGACTGGGACGTCTACGCCCGCAATTACCACGTCAAGGACATCGAAACGTCCGGTTCGGCCGCGAAGCTGACCCACGTCAACTACGCGTTCGGCAACGTCTCCAACGGCCAGTGCGCCGTCGGCGACCCCTGGGCCGACCACGACATGCCCTACGACGCGGCCACGAGCGTCAACGGCCAGGCCGACAGCACCGACCCCGGCGCGCTGCACGGCAGCTTCAACCAGCTCCTGGAGCTGAAGAAGCTGCACCCGAAGCTCAAGGTGATCTGGTCGTTCGGCGGCTGGACCTGGTCGAGCGGCTTCACCGAGGCGGCGAAGAACCCGGCCGCGTTCGCCGCGTCCTGCTACAACCTCGTCAACGACCCGCGCTGGGCGGGCCTCTTCGACGGCATCGACATCGACTGGGAATACCCGAACGCCTGCGGCAACACCTGCGACACCAGCGGGCCGAAGGCCTTCACGGGCCTGGTCGAGGCGCTGCGCGCGAAGTTCGGGCACCAGCTCGTCACGGCCGCGATCACCGCGGACGGCTCGAAGAACGGCAAGATCGACGCGACCGACTACGCCGGGGCGAGCCGCTACCTCGACTGGTACAACGTGATGACCTACGACTACTTCGTCGCCGGCGCCAGCCCGACCGGGCCCACCGCGCCGCACTCGCCGCTGCGCGCCTACCCCGGCATCCCGACCGCCGGGTTCTACGCCGACGCGGCGATCCAGAAGCTGCGCCACCAGGGCGTGCCGTCGTCGAAGATGCTGCTGGGTCTCGGGTTCTACGGCCGAGGCTGGGACGGCGTGACGCAGAAGCAGCCGGGCGGCACCGCCACCGGCCCGGCGCCGGGCACGTACGAAGCGGGCGTCGAGGACTACAAGGTGCTCAAGACGACCTGCCCGGCGAACGGCAAGATCGCCGGTACGGCGTACGCGAAGTGCGGCTCGCAGTGGTGGAGCTACGACACGCCCGAGACGGCGTCGGCCAAGGCCGGCTACGCGAAGTCGCAGGGGCTGGGCGGCGTGTTCGCCTGGGAGCTGTCGGGTGACACCGCCACTGCGGAACTGCTGCGAGCCATCGCCGGCCGCTGCTGA
- a CDS encoding MFS transporter codes for MTTTARPVRTALLALTTAAFVTVLTEALPAGVLPGMSAGLGVGESAAGQAVTVYALGTALTAIPLAAATARWPRKRLLLAGVAGFAVANTVTALSAAYPLTMVARFVAGVAAGVVWALLAGYARRLAPPESQGRAIAIVMAGIPLALSLGIPAGTFLGGLLGWRSAFGVMSAIAVVLLAWIAAAVPNQPGRTSGRVPVLRTLAVPGVVPVLAVTLVFVLAHTVLYTYVAAFLGHAGMGDAVDVVLLVFGVASMAGIWVVGARIDRALRTLTVLSTILVAVAATILATAASSPAPVYAAVALWGLGWGGVPTLLQTAAGNAGGDAADNAQAMLVTLWNAAMAAGGVLGGVLLDAAGPASFPWTLLGLLLPVLAVVLGARRSGFPKRS; via the coding sequence ATGACGACCACCGCACGCCCGGTCCGCACCGCCCTCCTCGCCCTCACCACCGCCGCGTTCGTCACCGTGCTCACCGAGGCGCTGCCCGCCGGCGTGCTGCCCGGCATGAGCGCCGGCCTCGGCGTCGGCGAGTCCGCGGCGGGCCAGGCCGTGACGGTCTACGCCCTCGGCACGGCCCTCACCGCGATCCCCCTCGCCGCGGCCACCGCACGCTGGCCGCGCAAGCGCCTGCTGCTGGCCGGGGTGGCCGGGTTCGCCGTCGCCAACACGGTCACGGCGCTGTCTGCCGCCTACCCGCTCACCATGGTCGCCCGGTTCGTCGCCGGGGTGGCCGCGGGCGTCGTCTGGGCGCTGCTGGCCGGGTACGCGCGCCGGCTCGCACCCCCGGAAAGCCAGGGCCGGGCCATCGCGATCGTGATGGCGGGCATCCCGCTGGCGCTGTCGCTGGGCATCCCGGCCGGGACGTTCCTCGGCGGCCTGCTCGGCTGGCGCTCGGCGTTCGGCGTCATGTCGGCGATCGCGGTCGTGCTGCTGGCCTGGATCGCCGCCGCGGTCCCGAACCAGCCGGGGCGCACGAGCGGCCGGGTGCCGGTCCTGCGCACGCTCGCCGTGCCGGGCGTCGTGCCCGTCCTGGCCGTGACGCTCGTGTTCGTGCTGGCCCACACGGTGCTCTACACCTACGTCGCCGCGTTCCTCGGCCACGCCGGGATGGGCGACGCGGTGGACGTCGTGCTGCTGGTGTTCGGCGTCGCGTCGATGGCCGGGATCTGGGTCGTCGGCGCGCGGATCGACCGCGCGCTGCGCACGCTGACCGTCCTCAGCACGATCCTCGTGGCGGTGGCCGCGACCATCCTGGCGACCGCGGCGAGCAGCCCGGCACCGGTCTACGCCGCCGTCGCGCTGTGGGGCCTCGGCTGGGGCGGCGTCCCGACGCTGCTGCAGACCGCCGCCGGGAACGCGGGCGGCGACGCGGCGGACAACGCGCAGGCCATGCTCGTCACGCTGTGGAACGCGGCGATGGCCGCGGGCGGCGTGCTCGGCGGCGTCCTGCTCGACGCCGCCGGGCCGGCGTCGTTCCCGTGGACGCTGCTCGGGCTGCTGCTGCCGGTGCTCGCCGTGGTGCTCGGCGCGCGGCGCAGCGGCTTCCCGAAGCGATCCTGA
- a CDS encoding MerR family transcriptional regulator, translating to MRIGELAERTGTSRRLLRYYEEQGLIVASRGANGYRDYDEATVDRVIQVRGLLDAGLPTRIIKQILPCLDKPRAIYFPDATPEMIATLEGERDRMARRAECLLRNRDAISEYLDAVREYNRV from the coding sequence ATGCGGATCGGCGAGCTCGCGGAGCGCACCGGCACGTCGCGGCGGCTGCTGCGGTACTACGAGGAGCAGGGCCTGATCGTCGCGTCGCGCGGCGCGAACGGCTACCGCGACTACGACGAGGCGACGGTCGACCGGGTGATCCAGGTCCGCGGTCTGCTCGACGCCGGGCTGCCCACCCGGATCATCAAACAGATCCTGCCCTGCCTGGACAAGCCCCGCGCGATCTACTTCCCCGACGCGACGCCGGAGATGATCGCGACCCTGGAGGGCGAGCGTGACCGGATGGCGCGGCGCGCGGAGTGCCTGCTGCGCAACCGCGACGCGATTTCCGAGTACCTCGACGCGGTCCGCGAGTACAACCGCGTCTAG
- a CDS encoding LuxR C-terminal-related transcriptional regulator, with product MLEGLLTPGAGALYDTLVRTGPLPLDDPRAESPEMRELFDRGFVRRDYREDPVIAPMEPVRAVDHAILGAQQQLLEQQRQIVAARQQLDVLQAVYRAANGSDGDAAVEVLTDPRRIGSLSLELCLSAREEFLTFTTRHFKRKPDAGTVMRLPGAVTERGVVLRNVYERAALEFEGAKEVVDASVEAGWTMRVAPELPMKMVVADRHSALVPLDPSGMEGALFVRSPTIVAALRMLFELVWAQAVPVHGPPRHGLTPTQAKVLDLLATGMTDGAIARHLDVSERTVRRHVQGLLEALQADNRVAAVFAATRRGWLG from the coding sequence ATGCTCGAGGGGCTGCTGACACCCGGCGCGGGCGCGCTGTACGACACGCTGGTGCGCACCGGGCCGCTACCGCTGGACGACCCGCGGGCCGAGAGCCCGGAGATGCGGGAACTGTTCGACCGCGGGTTCGTGCGCCGCGACTACCGCGAAGACCCGGTGATCGCGCCGATGGAGCCGGTGCGCGCGGTCGACCACGCCATCCTGGGCGCGCAGCAGCAGCTGCTGGAGCAGCAGCGGCAGATCGTCGCCGCGCGCCAGCAGCTCGACGTGCTGCAGGCGGTCTACCGGGCGGCGAACGGCTCGGACGGCGACGCGGCCGTCGAGGTGCTGACCGACCCGCGGCGCATCGGCTCGCTGTCGCTGGAGCTGTGCCTCTCCGCGCGCGAGGAGTTCCTGACGTTCACCACGCGCCACTTCAAGCGCAAGCCGGACGCGGGCACGGTGATGCGCCTGCCGGGCGCGGTGACCGAGCGCGGGGTCGTGCTGCGCAACGTGTACGAGCGCGCGGCCCTGGAGTTCGAGGGCGCGAAGGAGGTCGTCGACGCGAGCGTCGAGGCCGGCTGGACCATGCGGGTGGCGCCGGAGCTGCCGATGAAGATGGTGGTCGCCGACCGCCATTCGGCGCTGGTCCCCCTCGACCCGAGCGGCATGGAGGGCGCGCTGTTCGTCCGCAGCCCGACGATCGTGGCGGCGCTGCGGATGCTGTTCGAGCTGGTCTGGGCCCAGGCGGTCCCGGTACACGGCCCGCCCCGCCACGGGCTGACGCCGACCCAGGCGAAGGTCCTGGACCTGCTGGCGACGGGCATGACGGACGGCGCGATCGCGCGGCACCTGGACGTGAGCGAGCGGACGGTCCGGCGGCACGTGCAGGGCCTGCTGGAGGCGCTGCAGGCGGACAACCGGGTAGCGGCGGTCTTCGCGGCGACCCGGAGGGGCTGGCTGGGCTGA
- a CDS encoding DUF5709 domain-containing protein gives MDDDIEDHADEGILDPEDTLDDRDELAEGYSPPERPRETEDWGTTARETAEGESWAGRLAREVPDLAADEGDGLGDSEDTDGELIDDEVGDVRAGRLVATNEGFGADTDEELYASDEGIDGGAASAEEAAVHVIDPSRRW, from the coding sequence ATGGACGACGACATCGAAGACCACGCCGACGAAGGCATCCTCGACCCCGAGGACACTTTGGACGACCGCGACGAGCTGGCGGAGGGGTATTCACCGCCGGAACGGCCGCGGGAAACGGAGGATTGGGGCACGACCGCGCGCGAGACCGCGGAGGGCGAAAGCTGGGCAGGCCGGCTGGCCCGCGAGGTCCCGGACCTGGCCGCCGACGAGGGTGACGGCCTCGGCGACAGCGAAGACACCGACGGCGAGCTGATCGACGACGAGGTCGGCGACGTCCGCGCGGGCCGGCTGGTGGCCACGAACGAGGGCTTCGGCGCCGACACCGACGAAGAGCTGTACGCGTCCGACGAGGGCATCGACGGCGGCGCCGCTTCGGCGGAGGAAGCGGCCGTCCACGTCATCGACCCGTCGCGGCGGTGGTGA
- a CDS encoding cyclase family protein, protein MPMRRRVLAAGLAGVFGAALSGRTAQAATAPPVRLDQLNLVNLSHVNDPATTNVFPGDPAFSLETIATIPDDGYYLQFVREGEHTGTHWGAPGHFNTGQPLADEMDPADLFRPAVKIDVRAKAAGNPDYAVTIDDLKAWENRHGRIPDESVVVLWTGWDAKWGTPAYPNTGADGVLHQPGFSIPAVKWLIDTGRLGRRGGTGTDTFSPDVGTDETYTVSKLVYQRHRISLEILANLKALPTTGAWVLVGGPINRKGAGSTATVYGVLPPGVG, encoded by the coding sequence ATGCCGATGAGACGCAGGGTGCTGGCCGCGGGGCTGGCCGGGGTGTTCGGCGCCGCGCTGTCCGGACGGACGGCCCAGGCCGCCACGGCGCCGCCCGTCCGGCTGGACCAGCTGAACCTGGTCAACCTCTCGCACGTCAACGACCCCGCCACGACCAACGTGTTCCCCGGCGATCCGGCCTTCTCGCTGGAAACCATCGCCACGATCCCGGACGACGGTTACTACCTGCAGTTCGTCCGCGAGGGCGAGCACACCGGGACGCACTGGGGAGCGCCCGGCCACTTCAACACCGGCCAGCCGCTCGCCGACGAGATGGACCCCGCGGATCTATTCCGGCCCGCGGTCAAGATCGACGTGAGAGCGAAGGCCGCGGGCAACCCGGACTACGCCGTGACGATCGACGACCTGAAGGCGTGGGAGAACCGGCACGGCCGGATCCCCGACGAGTCCGTCGTGGTGCTCTGGACCGGCTGGGACGCGAAGTGGGGCACCCCGGCCTACCCGAACACCGGCGCGGACGGCGTGCTCCACCAGCCCGGCTTCTCCATCCCGGCGGTGAAGTGGCTGATCGACACCGGGCGCCTCGGCCGCCGGGGCGGGACGGGCACCGACACGTTCAGCCCGGACGTCGGCACCGACGAGACGTACACGGTGTCGAAGCTCGTGTACCAGCGGCACCGGATCAGCCTGGAGATCCTGGCGAACCTGAAGGCCCTGCCGACGACGGGCGCGTGGGTGCTGGTCGGCGGTCCGATCAACCGCAAGGGCGCGGGCTCGACGGCGACGGTCTACGGCGTGCTCCCGCCGGGCGTGGGCTGA
- a CDS encoding putative bifunctional diguanylate cyclase/phosphodiesterase produces MRRYPVAALLVFLTLAMVVVNGFAFWGDTFALWVDDAMQLGAGVGAVVCGVLVARRVRGHQRWWRVLVAIGMAGWSVGQCVWSWYQLVDGRGLPSPSPADIGYLSFPVFALAALFVLARARVRPDRERWRPAQWTAHFGVAVVLDGLIVTGSLFILTWTAALGQLVRATAPDKLTWAVAISYPLSDLVIVVVAVLLVVFDRVDRPYRVNLLLAAVGIVALACSDSVFAYLVSIGAESMKPWSDGGFVLGPLFIAFALLVTPGQRRRDEAGPAAGVDWWQLALPYVPVTAVALLITVQLLAGAGPDGVEVFVGVLVVFLVLARQLLSLLDNRLLLRRVYEGQQQLTHQAYHDPLTGLANRALFADRLDRAVEATDRPLVLIFVDLDDFKEVNDRFGHAGGDVLLHAVAQRLLSCVRSTDTVARLGGDEFAILLDGELDAPQVVADRIQGALRRPFAVHGTLVSVRASMGLVVPDPAEPLVTSDVLLGRADTSMYAGKRLGKDTTVVYRPSQDGPPDFPSALRRASGGIPEGFGLVFQPIVRLADEVPVAVEALARWSTRDGTVVSPETFVRAAEGAGLGAELDALVLDLACREIAAAALDLTVHVNVCASRLGAAALERSVASALERYRLPASRLVVEITETVPVPDLAAGAAAIRRLQELGVRVALDDFGAGYSSLTVLHALPVDLIKLDRALTTGVQPEREAALCRSLVGLCADLELDVVAEGIETAEQASLVTRAGCTTAQGYLYGRPAPLSALRSSAISAG; encoded by the coding sequence GTGCGGCGGTACCCAGTCGCGGCCCTGCTCGTCTTCCTCACGCTGGCCATGGTCGTGGTCAACGGCTTCGCGTTCTGGGGCGACACCTTCGCCCTGTGGGTCGACGACGCCATGCAGCTGGGCGCCGGAGTCGGCGCGGTCGTCTGCGGTGTCCTGGTCGCGCGCCGGGTCCGCGGGCACCAGCGCTGGTGGCGGGTGCTGGTGGCGATCGGGATGGCCGGCTGGTCGGTGGGCCAGTGCGTCTGGTCGTGGTACCAGCTGGTCGACGGGCGCGGGCTGCCGTCGCCGTCGCCTGCCGACATCGGCTACCTGAGCTTCCCGGTGTTCGCGCTCGCCGCCTTGTTCGTGCTGGCCCGGGCGCGGGTCCGGCCCGACCGCGAACGCTGGCGGCCCGCGCAGTGGACAGCGCACTTCGGCGTCGCCGTGGTGCTCGACGGCCTGATCGTCACCGGATCGCTGTTCATCCTCACCTGGACCGCGGCGCTCGGGCAGCTGGTCCGGGCCACCGCGCCGGACAAGCTGACCTGGGCCGTCGCCATCTCCTACCCGCTGTCGGACCTGGTGATCGTGGTCGTCGCCGTGCTGCTGGTCGTGTTCGACCGCGTCGACCGCCCGTACCGGGTGAACCTGCTGCTGGCCGCGGTCGGGATCGTGGCGCTGGCCTGCTCCGACAGCGTGTTCGCCTACCTCGTCAGCATCGGCGCGGAAAGCATGAAGCCGTGGTCGGACGGCGGGTTCGTGCTCGGGCCGCTGTTCATCGCCTTCGCCCTGCTGGTGACGCCCGGTCAGCGGCGGCGCGACGAAGCGGGCCCGGCGGCCGGCGTCGACTGGTGGCAGCTCGCCCTGCCGTACGTCCCGGTCACCGCCGTCGCGCTGCTGATCACCGTGCAGCTGCTGGCCGGCGCGGGCCCGGACGGCGTCGAGGTGTTCGTCGGCGTGCTGGTCGTGTTCCTCGTGCTCGCCCGGCAGCTGCTTTCCTTGCTGGACAACAGGTTGTTGCTGCGCCGGGTCTACGAAGGACAGCAGCAGCTGACCCACCAGGCCTACCACGACCCGCTGACCGGCCTGGCCAACCGCGCGCTGTTCGCCGACCGGCTGGACCGGGCTGTCGAGGCCACCGACCGGCCGCTCGTGCTGATCTTCGTCGACCTCGACGACTTCAAGGAGGTCAACGACCGGTTCGGCCACGCGGGCGGCGACGTCCTGCTGCACGCGGTCGCCCAGCGGCTGCTGAGCTGCGTGCGCTCCACCGACACCGTGGCGCGCCTGGGCGGCGACGAGTTCGCGATCCTGCTGGACGGCGAACTGGACGCGCCGCAGGTGGTCGCCGACCGGATCCAGGGCGCGCTGCGGCGGCCGTTCGCGGTGCACGGCACGCTCGTCTCGGTCCGGGCGAGCATGGGCCTGGTCGTGCCGGACCCGGCCGAGCCGCTGGTGACGTCCGACGTGCTGCTGGGGCGCGCGGACACGTCGATGTACGCGGGCAAGCGGCTGGGCAAGGACACCACGGTCGTCTACCGCCCGTCGCAGGACGGGCCGCCGGACTTCCCGTCGGCGTTGCGCCGGGCGTCGGGTGGCATCCCGGAGGGCTTCGGGCTGGTGTTCCAGCCGATCGTCCGGCTGGCCGACGAGGTCCCGGTGGCGGTCGAGGCGCTGGCCCGCTGGAGCACGCGCGACGGGACGGTGGTGTCGCCGGAGACGTTCGTCCGCGCGGCCGAAGGTGCCGGGCTGGGCGCCGAGCTGGACGCGCTGGTGCTGGACCTGGCGTGCCGCGAGATCGCGGCGGCCGCGCTGGACCTGACCGTGCACGTGAACGTGTGCGCGAGCCGCCTCGGCGCGGCCGCGCTGGAGCGGAGCGTCGCTTCGGCGCTGGAGCGCTACCGGCTGCCCGCGTCCCGGCTCGTCGTCGAGATCACCGAGACGGTGCCGGTGCCGGACCTGGCGGCCGGCGCGGCGGCGATCCGGCGGTTGCAGGAGCTGGGCGTGCGGGTGGCGCTGGACGACTTCGGGGCGGGGTACAGCTCGCTGACCGTGCTGCACGCACTGCCCGTCGACCTGATCAAGCTGGACCGGGCCTTGACGACCGGGGTGCAGCCGGAGCGCGAAGCGGCGCTGTGCCGATCGCTGGTCGGGCTGTGCGCGGACCTCGAGCTGGACGTGGTCGCCGAGGGGATCGAGACGGCCGAGCAGGCGTCCCTGGTGACCCGGGCAGGCTGCACGACCGCCCAGGGCTACCTGTACGGCCGCCCGGCCCCGCTGTCCGCGCTGCGCTCGTCGGCGATCTCCGCCGGTTGA
- the sigJ gene encoding RNA polymerase sigma factor SigJ gives MSENDVLTERPRLLGIAYRLLGSLSDAEDVVQEAYGRWYALPEPRRNAIERPGAWLTTVASRVCLDVLGSARVRRERYAGEWIPEPLPSDRLTDPAELLLLDESITMAFLVVCEAMTPAERVAFVLHDVFGYPFAEVASILGRSPAACRQLATSARRRVRPAPALSPARSAEVVRAFKTAWAAGDIPGLIGLLDPSVVTVADGGGLVGTVARPVVGGERVARYAVGIIGRIPAMTLRERVVNGRPGLDAERGGVVETVFAFDVAAGVIRRIWAVRNPEKLRPWRAA, from the coding sequence GTGAGCGAGAACGACGTGCTGACCGAGCGGCCGCGGCTGCTCGGCATCGCCTACCGGCTGCTGGGTTCCCTGAGCGACGCCGAGGACGTCGTCCAGGAGGCGTACGGCCGGTGGTACGCCCTGCCCGAGCCGCGGCGGAACGCGATCGAAAGGCCCGGCGCGTGGCTGACGACGGTCGCGAGCCGCGTCTGCCTGGACGTCCTGGGCTCGGCGCGGGTCCGGCGGGAACGGTACGCGGGCGAATGGATCCCGGAGCCGCTGCCGTCGGACCGCCTCACGGACCCGGCCGAGCTGCTGCTGCTCGACGAGTCGATCACGATGGCGTTCCTCGTCGTCTGCGAGGCGATGACGCCGGCGGAGCGGGTGGCGTTCGTCCTGCACGACGTCTTCGGCTACCCGTTCGCGGAGGTGGCTTCGATCCTGGGGCGCTCCCCGGCGGCGTGCCGCCAGCTCGCGACGTCGGCCCGGCGCCGCGTCCGGCCGGCTCCGGCGCTGTCGCCCGCGAGGAGCGCCGAAGTCGTCCGCGCGTTCAAGACGGCGTGGGCGGCCGGGGACATCCCGGGCCTGATCGGCCTGCTGGACCCGTCGGTCGTCACGGTCGCGGACGGCGGCGGTCTCGTCGGCACGGTGGCGCGCCCGGTCGTGGGCGGGGAGCGCGTGGCGCGGTACGCCGTCGGGATCATCGGCCGGATCCCGGCGATGACGCTGCGGGAGCGGGTGGTCAACGGCCGGCCCGGGCTGGACGCGGAGCGCGGCGGCGTGGTCGAGACGGTGTTCGCCTTCGACGTCGCGGCCGGGGTGATCAGGCGGATCTGGGCGGTGCGCAACCCGGAGAAGCTCCGGCCCTGGCGGGCGGCGTAG
- a CDS encoding SDR family NAD(P)-dependent oxidoreductase produces MTTVQTLAMLGADRLEEEVSVRRHDLSGRAVLVTGGARGLGAGMAEALAEAGAAVVVADIRADLGRATADALRRRGAVAAFVRLDVTDDASWEQAVAETIAELGGLDVVVNNAGVEISGLIADLDPADVRRMLEVNVLGTALGLKHAFRAMRPGGPAGQGGTVVNIASVAATVAFPGIAGYAATKSAVDRLTRVAAAEAGKLGYDVRVNCVYPGLVREVGGVADAVVFLASDAARFVTGAGLPADAGLTT; encoded by the coding sequence TTGACGACTGTCCAGACCTTGGCGATGCTGGGCGCCGACCGGCTCGAGGAGGAGGTGTCCGTGCGCCGACACGACCTGTCCGGCCGCGCCGTGCTGGTCACCGGTGGCGCGCGCGGCCTGGGAGCCGGCATGGCCGAAGCGCTGGCCGAGGCCGGCGCCGCGGTGGTGGTCGCCGACATCCGGGCGGACCTGGGCCGCGCGACCGCGGACGCGCTCCGGCGGCGCGGCGCGGTCGCCGCGTTCGTCCGGCTCGACGTCACCGACGACGCGAGCTGGGAGCAGGCCGTCGCCGAAACGATCGCCGAGCTCGGCGGCCTGGACGTCGTGGTCAACAACGCCGGCGTCGAGATCTCCGGCCTGATCGCCGACCTCGACCCGGCCGACGTCCGGCGGATGCTGGAGGTCAACGTCCTCGGCACCGCGCTCGGCCTCAAGCACGCGTTCCGCGCGATGCGCCCCGGCGGCCCGGCGGGCCAGGGCGGCACGGTCGTCAACATCGCGTCGGTCGCCGCGACGGTCGCCTTCCCCGGTATCGCCGGCTACGCCGCGACGAAGTCCGCGGTCGACCGGCTGACCCGCGTGGCTGCCGCGGAGGCCGGGAAGCTCGGCTACGACGTGCGCGTCAACTGCGTCTACCCCGGCCTGGTGCGCGAGGTCGGCGGCGTGGCCGACGCCGTCGTGTTCCTGGCTTCCGACGCCGCCCGGTTCGTCACCGGCGCCGGCCTGCCCGCCGACGCCGGCCTGACCACGTGA
- a CDS encoding ATP-binding protein: MNAAAAPVPVADRFDVFLCSAAADRAEEALRAGGLRVFRAHPFDDFDKIAPELAASRVLLADPPGPSASRVLTIIPGESLRDLLRRVLSAVAVGPGLPLPSTVHSALAARRTVLVRGPAGVGKTTLAEQCAWLFGRFGGRVLRMGPFGHLDPDDFLPQFHLALATAAGTSGVGFDRLRTSLAARIDAAGSPVLLLVDDVPAGVPPGVLDRVVLPSAWVRTLLTSRCARWTAAEVDVPGLPLEEGLRLLGSPDAGFVARCDGHPMTLRATASTLRERPGSSSDGLPDTAPQAIRDVVVRLDPAARAVLRLGGVLAPAPIPPEVARGEMAGDVFEAAVAELVEQGFATWVGADVRLQALAVEVACGEFGASAPEGAAEAVLRGLANGGVPPGHAQAVPDHAAGAASGEPPNGSAAPDHASTVEPAVSCGPAEAVAGGDSPPPFLGTAAGERHFLLLQHARVLAEHCPAHRVALLRPVAAAHEAHGDPVTAGEIHAAILATGEATSADFTAAPGSTSPAGWMPKPSGMRGKHSPSPATLPKPPSSRPRPSTAKATTPKPTAPSGSPTSPPPPNSDTSPRKPAGSAGARKTPSPFSNPRSPTPARSGKR; the protein is encoded by the coding sequence TTGAACGCCGCCGCAGCCCCCGTACCGGTCGCCGACCGGTTCGACGTGTTCCTCTGTTCCGCGGCGGCCGACCGGGCCGAAGAAGCATTGCGGGCCGGTGGGCTGCGCGTTTTCCGAGCCCATCCGTTCGACGATTTCGACAAGATCGCGCCGGAACTGGCGGCGTCCCGCGTGCTGCTCGCCGATCCGCCCGGCCCGTCGGCTTCTCGCGTGCTCACGATCATTCCCGGGGAATCGCTGCGGGATCTCCTCCGGCGGGTTCTGTCCGCGGTCGCCGTGGGCCCGGGACTTCCGTTGCCGTCGACTGTCCACAGTGCACTCGCCGCGCGGCGGACGGTTTTGGTGCGCGGGCCCGCGGGCGTCGGCAAGACGACGCTGGCCGAGCAGTGCGCGTGGCTGTTCGGCCGGTTCGGCGGCCGGGTGCTGCGGATGGGCCCGTTCGGTCACCTCGACCCGGACGACTTCCTCCCCCAATTCCACCTCGCCCTCGCGACGGCGGCGGGCACGTCCGGTGTCGGCTTCGACCGGTTGCGCACGTCGCTCGCGGCCCGGATCGACGCGGCGGGCTCGCCGGTGCTGCTGCTGGTGGACGACGTCCCGGCCGGAGTGCCGCCGGGTGTGCTCGACCGGGTGGTGCTGCCGTCGGCCTGGGTCCGCACGCTGCTGACCAGCCGCTGTGCCCGGTGGACCGCCGCGGAGGTGGACGTGCCGGGCCTCCCGCTCGAGGAGGGCCTGCGGCTCCTCGGATCACCGGACGCCGGTTTCGTCGCCCGCTGCGACGGCCACCCGATGACGCTGCGGGCCACGGCGTCCACCTTGCGCGAGCGACCCGGTTCGTCGTCGGACGGCCTGCCGGACACGGCACCCCAGGCGATCCGCGACGTAGTGGTCCGGCTCGACCCGGCGGCTCGCGCGGTGCTGCGGCTGGGCGGCGTGCTGGCACCGGCGCCGATCCCACCGGAGGTGGCGCGGGGCGAGATGGCCGGCGACGTGTTCGAGGCGGCGGTGGCGGAGCTGGTCGAGCAGGGGTTCGCGACCTGGGTGGGTGCGGACGTCCGGCTGCAGGCTCTCGCGGTCGAGGTGGCGTGCGGCGAGTTCGGGGCATCGGCTCCGGAGGGGGCGGCGGAAGCGGTGCTCAGGGGGCTCGCGAACGGCGGGGTTCCACCTGGCCACGCGCAGGCGGTGCCGGACCATGCGGCCGGAGCGGCATCCGGCGAACCCCCGAACGGCAGCGCTGCGCCCGACCACGCGAGCACGGTCGAACCGGCGGTCAGTTGCGGGCCGGCGGAAGCCGTTGCCGGTGGTGACAGCCCGCCACCGTTTCTCGGGACGGCCGCCGGTGAACGGCACTTCCTCCTGCTTCAGCACGCCCGCGTGCTCGCCGAGCACTGCCCCGCCCATCGGGTTGCTCTGCTTCGGCCCGTCGCGGCCGCGCACGAAGCGCACGGGGATCCCGTCACCGCCGGGGAAATCCACGCCGCCATTCTCGCGACCGGCGAAGCGACCTCCGCCGACTTCACCGCGGCCCCCGGGTCGACCTCGCCTGCGGGCTGGATGCCGAAGCCGTCGGGCATGCGCGGCAAGCACTCGCCCTCGCCGGCGACGCTCCCGAAGCCGCCCTCGTCGCGGCCCAGGCCCTCGACAGCCAAGGCGACTACGCCGAAGCCGACCGCGCCTTCTGGCTCACCCACCTCCCCGCCACCACCGAACAGCGATACCTCGCCGCGAAAGCCCGCAGGCTCCGCGGGCGCCCGCAAGACGCCATCGCCCTTCTCGAACCCGCGCTCGCCGACCCCGGCCCGATCCGGGAAGCGCTGA